A window of Methylocaldum szegediense genomic DNA:
CGCCGCTGCCATTGGCGGCTCGTTAGCTGATGCTTCCGCGTCTGAAGCGGCCGGTGCGTTAGCCAGATCGGGATCCATTTCGACATCGGGAATCGGATCTTTATGAGGAAGAATTTTTGTCGTGTCCACTTCCCGTATGGTATGGGTATCGTCGCCGTTGGACAGGATCTCGTAGACTTCACCGGTCCCCCGTTTGACCGTACCGGCCATCGTGTTTCCGATCACGGCTAGGATCACTTCACTATCAGGCTCTCCTTGAAGATGCCCGATCCAGGCGGAATGTCCGTGAACGTTGTCGACCACACGATCTTTTTCGGCGACCAAAAGTGTATCGTCGAAAATGTTCAGATTGATAGCATCCGCCTTCAGTCTGTCGAAATTGAGCCGAACCAGACGCTGTCTGCCGTTCTTGGCCTGAGGAGAAGGAAAAATATCGGCTATCCCGTCCCACACATCTTGAAACAGATCCTCCGGCACCTTTCGTTCGGCTAACGCCGTATGGCTCACCCCCGATAAGGCCAAAGATAGATAGAGCGGACTCAGGACAAGATGTTTTCTCATTTTTCTTACTCCTCTCAAAGTGGACCGATGCGAAAAAGTTCAAGGGTGGGCACCGAAAGACGAACGACTCCGCCGGAATTTCACGACTGCGCGTGATCCGGTTTAAATGCGCCGTATACTCGATTGGCAGCCGCGCTGTGACAGCACGCCTTCGGTCGATCCGTTGTTTTCGCTTCGCTACCGGTCGATCGTCTTGCGGTTCTCAGGCTGCGACGCTCGGGTTTTTGAACACTTCGAGGGTCGCTTTCAGTTGCGGAAATGGCTGGAGCACGTAGGCGCCAGCTGAGATCGGTGGTGAATGAGCGCTTCGATCCGTTTTTTCATGACCGCACGGCTTATGTAACGGTTATGGCTGCGTAACCTGACGACTGCCCCCAATTGCGCACGGAGTTGACGCCTCACCCCCTGGCGCCTCGGATCATGTCTCAGCTCCACCTTCCTTGCTTCCTGTCCAACCCATGTTCGCGATGCTTCGATCTAAGGCATGAACTAGGCCATCTTCCAAATCATTTGGAAATGAATGGCTTAGGAGTAATCTTCTATTTCGTATGTCGCTCTTAAGAAACGGGGGAAATCATGCCGCCGCTTTCACACGATCGTTCAAACGCAATTCCGTGGAGGTTTATCGATACGGCCTACAAAACTAGTCGCCCAAGAACGACAAAGTTGTAAGAAAGCAACACTCAGGCCGAAATCATGGGCACTTGCCGGCATCGCCAGAAGCGCCATGAGAACTCAGGCTATAAACAACAGGTCAGGGATCGGGGTAACCTCAAGGTCTTGAGGCCAACGGTAACCACCCCTTATAGTGAAATGGAGAACTTTGTTGCGGAGAACGTTTGTGAGGAAATTCGCTTTTAACGTCCTGATGTGGCTCATGATTGCAATGTTTGCCGGGTGCAATACCGTGTCGGGCTTCGGCAAGGATGTTCAAAAGCTCGGTCGAAAAATGGAAGAAGCCGCCGACCGGCGCAACAGATAATCCGTTCCAACCTTCACCGAACACAAGTCGGCATTACCGCTCGATACTGCTAGACTGCCGTTCGCTGCAGCGATCACAGTATAATTGTCGTTTTTCGCTGCAACCTTCGATGTCTGAGTTTCTCTCCGAATTAAACCGCCGCCGTACCTTCGCCATCATTTCCCATCCGGACGCCGGCAAAACCACGTTGACCGAAAAACTCCTCCTATATGGCGGTGCGATTCAGCTCGCCGGTTCGGTCAAGGGACGCAAGGCTGCCCGGCACGCCACCTCGGACTGGATGGAAATGGAAAAGCAGCGCGGAATCTCGGTCACGACCTCGGTCATGCAGTTCGAGCACAAGGGCAAAATTTTCAATCTGCTCGATACCCCGGGACACGAAGATTTTTCGGAGGATACCTACCGTACGCTGACGGCAGTCGACTCGGCCCTGATGGTGATCGACAGCGCCAAGGGCGTCGAGGAAAGGACGATTAAGCTCATGGAGGTGTGCCGGCTGCGGGATACTCCGATCTTGTCCTTCATCAATAAGCTCGACCGGGAAGGACGCGAGCCGATCGAGTTGCTGGACGAAATCGAGCGCGTCCTGAAGATACAGTGTGCGCCCATGACCTGGCCCATCGGCATGGGCAAACGCTTCAAGGGAGTTTATCAGCTCTACGCCGACGCGGTTCAACTGTTCAGCCCCTCCCACGGCGACCGCATCGTCGAAGGGGAAATCATCCAGGGATTGGAAAACCCGCGATTGGATGATGTGCTGGGCGATCAGGCGGAGGAGCTGCGGGCGGAGATCGAACTGGTACGGGGCGCCAGTCACGAGTTCGACCTCGAGGCCTACTTGGCCGGAAAGCAAACGCCGGTATTCTTCGGATCGGCAATCAACAATTTCGGTGTGCTGGAATTATTGGACGCGTTCGCCGACTTTGCGCCGCCGCCTCGACCACGACAAGCCCGCGAACGTATCGTCCACCCCGATGAAGAAAAATTCACCGGCTTCGTGTTCAAGATTCAGGCGAACATGGATCCGGCGCACCGCGACCGCATCGCTTTCCTCAGGATCTGCTCGGGCAAATACGTGAAAGGCATGCGTATGCATCACGTCCGTATCGGCAAGACGGTCCAGATCGCCAACGCCATCACGTTTCAGGCCGACACCCGAACCACTATCGAAGAGGCATATCCGGGCGACATCATCGGCCTACACAACCACGGCACGATCCAGGTCGGCGACACCTTCACTCAAGGCGAGCCCCTGAAGTACGAGGGCGTACCCTACTTCGCTCCGGAACTGTTCCGCCGAGTGGTGCTGAAAGATCCACTCCGGGCCAAAGCCTTACAGAAAGGCTTGCAGCAATTGACCGAGGAAGGTGCGACCCAGCTTTTCCGGCCGCTCAAGAATAACGATCTCATTCTGGGCGCCGTTGGCGTACTGCAGTTCGACGTAACGGCCTTCCGGCTGAAATCGGAGTACAACGTGGAATGCGCCTACGACAACGTGCCGGTCACCACGGCGCGCTGGGTCAGCTGTGATGATCCGAAGAAGCTCGAGGAATTCAAGCGTAAGGTGTTCGACAATCTGGCCGAAGACGGCAGTGGCTATCTGGTGTACCTAGCCAGCAGCCGGGTCAACCTGCAACTGACCCAGGAACGCTGGCCGGACATCCGCTTCAGCGCGACTCGGGAGTTGTAAACGAATAGCAGGACATCCCGTTCCCGATTGGACGGGTGTCTCTGGTACTTCCAGAGACACCATTTGCGATTGGAAGACGTAAAAAAACGATCGATGCGGCTCATGCCGGACCATCCCTGTCCGGCACCCTACGGGCGGCCTTGCCGTGCAAACCAGCTATCCTGCCGGTTTGTCGTCCCTCACCGCACCCTACAGGCTATCGGTCGTAGGATGTGGTGAGCGAAGCGAACCGCATCATCTGTGGTTAGGACAGACCCTTCGGCTCGGGACAAACCTATCGCATCACGGTCGGAGAAGCGGCTTGCCGAGAGGTCCCTAACGGGCCTATCAAAACTCCGGTGGCGGCAAGCGCCGAACCAGGTCGTCCCACGCCACGGAGACGCCTTCCAATACCCCGACCGCGGTCTCCCCGGAAAGCTCCTGAACGTCCGGTTTGCCGTATTCGCCGTCGAGCAATCGATAAATGGTCACCATCCGGTCGATAGGATGCACCAACCAATATTCCCTCACTCCGGCACGTTCATACACACGGCGCTTCAACACATGGTCATGGCTCGCGGTTGACGAGGACAACACTTCCACCACGAAGTCCGGCGCACCGCGAACGCCACGCCTCCCGGCGAGCAGCCGTACCAGAACGAACGGCCGGTCGTCTGTTTGGACGAGACCTTCATCCAGTTGATTGGCGAGGTCCGAGAACCGCTGCCAGCAGAGCCGGGGCGGGTGGCACGTTACGACAGTGTCTACGTGCGGAACGGGGTAACGAGTGTGTTCTTGACCTTCGAGCCGTTGGCCGGGTGGCGTGACGTTCAGGTCACCGCGGAACGGACCCGTCAGGACTTTGCCCAGGTTGTGCGAACCTTGCTGGACGGGCGCTATCGGGGAGCGGATAAAATCGTATTGGTGATAGATCAACTGAACACCCATTCGATGAAGCTTTTGCGCCGGAGGAGGCTCGACGGCTCGCCGAGCGGCTGGAGATTCACCACACGCCGAAGCACGGGAGCTGGCTGGACAGGGCCGAAATTGAACTCAGCGCTTTGGCCTGCGATCTGCCGGAACGGATCGGCGAACGGGCCGACCTGGTCCGGCGTGTCGCCGCCTGGGCGCAGCGCCGTAACCAAACCCAAGTGAAAGCCAACTGGCAATTCACCACGGCCGACGCGCGGATCAAACTCCGTAAGCTTTATTCCATTCGGCATTCGAGTGAACATGAATCGTAGTCAGTTATAAGAGAGTTCTGACGGGAGTTGGAGGGGGACCCTCAAGTCCGGTACAAAGATTTTGTTTCATCAACCGGAAGACGTAGGAGGTATCCCCCATGGGTAAGCGAAGCTATCGTAGCACGGCGTTTGACGAGATGGACTGGTCGGCGGTTTTGAGCCGGATCGAAGGTGAGCGAGTGGTGTTGGCGGTGGATGTGGCGAAGGAGGCGTTCATGGCGCAACTGCTGACGGAAGAGCGCGAGGTGTTGGCGACGGTGAGGTGGCGCCATCCGCAGCAGACGCGGGCGCTGGTGGAGACGCTGAAGGGATGGCTTGGGCATTGTCGGGTGGAGGTCGTGATGGAGCCGACCGGGACCTACGGAGATGCCTTGCGCGGCCTGCTGGTCGCGCAGGGTTGGCCGGTGTACCGGGTGAGCCCGAAGCGAGTGCATGATGCGGCGGAGCTGTATGATGGGGTGCCGAGCTTGCACGATGCGAAGGCGGCAAATGTGATCGGGCGGCTGCATCTGGAGGGGGTCAGCGAGGTGTGGGAGGAGGTTTCGGAAGAGCGCCGGGAGATGAAGGCGTTACAGGGGCTGTTGCGGCTGTACCGAGGACGATACCGGCGGGGTTTGAACCGGCTGGAAGCGCAGTTGGCGCGGCATTGGCCGGAGGTGTTGGGGATGTTGGCGCTGGACTCGGTCACGCTGCTGCAGCTGTTGGCCACGTATGGGGAGCCTGGGCGGATTGCGGCCGATCCGGAG
This region includes:
- a CDS encoding Uma2 family endonuclease, producing MDEGLVQTDDRPFVLVRLLAGRRGVRGAPDFVVEVLSSSTASHDHVLKRRVYERAGVREYWLVHPIDRMVTIYRLLDGEYGKPDVQELSGETAVGVLEGVSVAWDDLVRRLPPPEF
- a CDS encoding entericidin A/B family lipoprotein, translated to MFAGCNTVSGFGKDVQKLGRKMEEAADRRNR
- a CDS encoding peptide chain release factor 3, yielding MSEFLSELNRRRTFAIISHPDAGKTTLTEKLLLYGGAIQLAGSVKGRKAARHATSDWMEMEKQRGISVTTSVMQFEHKGKIFNLLDTPGHEDFSEDTYRTLTAVDSALMVIDSAKGVEERTIKLMEVCRLRDTPILSFINKLDREGREPIELLDEIERVLKIQCAPMTWPIGMGKRFKGVYQLYADAVQLFSPSHGDRIVEGEIIQGLENPRLDDVLGDQAEELRAEIELVRGASHEFDLEAYLAGKQTPVFFGSAINNFGVLELLDAFADFAPPPRPRQARERIVHPDEEKFTGFVFKIQANMDPAHRDRIAFLRICSGKYVKGMRMHHVRIGKTVQIANAITFQADTRTTIEEAYPGDIIGLHNHGTIQVGDTFTQGEPLKYEGVPYFAPELFRRVVLKDPLRAKALQKGLQQLTEEGATQLFRPLKNNDLILGAVGVLQFDVTAFRLKSEYNVECAYDNVPVTTARWVSCDDPKKLEEFKRKVFDNLAEDGSGYLVYLASSRVNLQLTQERWPDIRFSATREL
- a CDS encoding IS110 family transposase, coding for MGKRSYRSTAFDEMDWSAVLSRIEGERVVLAVDVAKEAFMAQLLTEEREVLATVRWRHPQQTRALVETLKGWLGHCRVEVVMEPTGTYGDALRGLLVAQGWPVYRVSPKRVHDAAELYDGVPSLHDAKAANVIGRLHLEGVSEVWEEVSEERREMKALQGLLRLYRGRYRRGLNRLEAQLARHWPEVLGMLALDSVTLLQLLATYGEPGRIAADPEGATLLMGRVGGRGLCADKREAVLASAVQSVGVPCLEAERELIQRLAADVLATREELRKLERRVKAKVERTPVLRRMAAVVGSTTSAVLLATQGSPLDYPEPRSYQKSLGLNLKERSSGQHKGQLKITKRGPSLARQYLYFAALRLMDRDPMVRHWCERKAGRDGGRKGKAVTAVMRKLAKALWYVARGERFETRKLFTVETWPMAA